From the genome of Deinococcus sp. JMULE3, one region includes:
- a CDS encoding M12 family metallopeptidase, which produces MRVASSLIALSVILAACSPSPTPDARVTPEKAPATLIMPDGTEQQVMGFKQDGYLMLEDDIILADLSSARVGEQGTYVVDTRYRWTGRTIPYTFAANVPQAIRDRVAAAAATIRSTTNVVVTPRTSTTQRNYVEITYNTGTSCASSLGMVGGKQTITLADRCTTGSIIHEFGHAMGLFHEQTRPDRDKSVTIIWANIPADWQSQYQIRSGSAGYGAYDFDSIMHYPAFFDGKIAIQPIDPSIDLNRMGQRNGFSTTDKSTINAMYPR; this is translated from the coding sequence ATGCGCGTCGCGTCTTCCCTCATTGCCCTGTCCGTCATCCTGGCTGCCTGCAGCCCGTCCCCCACCCCCGACGCCCGCGTGACCCCCGAGAAGGCCCCCGCGACCCTGATCATGCCCGACGGCACCGAGCAGCAGGTCATGGGCTTCAAGCAGGACGGCTACCTGATGCTGGAGGACGACATCATCCTCGCGGACCTCAGCAGCGCCAGGGTCGGCGAGCAGGGCACGTACGTCGTGGACACCCGGTACCGCTGGACGGGCCGCACCATTCCTTATACCTTCGCCGCGAACGTCCCCCAGGCGATCCGTGACCGCGTGGCGGCCGCCGCCGCCACGATCCGCTCGACCACGAACGTCGTCGTGACCCCCCGCACCAGCACCACGCAGCGCAACTACGTGGAGATCACGTACAACACCGGCACCAGCTGCGCGTCCAGCCTGGGCATGGTGGGCGGCAAGCAGACCATCACCCTGGCCGACCGCTGCACGACCGGCTCGATCATCCACGAGTTCGGGCACGCCATGGGCCTGTTCCACGAGCAGACCCGCCCCGACCGCGACAAGTCCGTGACGATCATCTGGGCGAACATTCCCGCCGACTGGCAGAGCCAGTACCAGATCCGCAGTGGCAGCGCCGGGTACGGCGCGTACGACTTCGACTCGATCATGCACTACCCCGCGTTCTTCGACGGCAAGATCGCCATCCAGCCGATCGACCCGAGCATCGACCTGAACCGCATGGGGCAGCGCAACGGCTTCTCCACGACCGACAAGAGCACCATCAACGCCATGTACCCCCGCTGA
- a CDS encoding alpha/beta hydrolase, translating into MQNEAWTVPGAPVEGYLWRAASPKAALLLSHGFGEYAGRYVERYHRLIPTLVDAGISVYAFDQRSHGKSPGRQAVADMNVLVEDHLKAREALRAQDLPVFALGHSMGGLVTAASAARDPRGLSGVILSSPALLVGEKEPAWLKRLAPVIARVAPGLKTSDLGTGGLSRLPDEVAAYEADPVMYHGNVPALTGATMLGLSGRLWPEYARWTLPTLTLHGTADKITDPRGSQRFHDTITSTDKTLHTVEGGYHELLNDEPREQVRQVILDWLRARTG; encoded by the coding sequence ATGCAAAACGAAGCGTGGACGGTACCGGGCGCGCCGGTCGAGGGATACCTGTGGCGGGCGGCCAGCCCGAAGGCGGCGCTGCTGCTCTCGCACGGGTTCGGGGAGTACGCGGGCCGCTACGTGGAGCGGTACCACCGACTGATTCCCACGCTGGTGGACGCCGGGATCAGCGTGTACGCCTTCGATCAGCGCAGTCACGGGAAATCTCCGGGGCGGCAGGCAGTCGCGGACATGAACGTGCTCGTCGAGGATCATCTGAAAGCCCGCGAGGCGCTGCGGGCGCAGGACCTGCCTGTGTTCGCGCTGGGGCACTCCATGGGCGGACTGGTCACGGCGGCCAGCGCGGCCCGTGACCCGCGCGGCCTGAGCGGCGTGATCCTGTCCAGCCCGGCGCTGCTGGTGGGGGAGAAGGAACCCGCGTGGCTCAAGCGGCTGGCGCCGGTCATCGCGCGCGTCGCGCCGGGCCTGAAGACCAGCGACCTCGGCACCGGCGGCCTCTCGCGCCTGCCCGACGAGGTCGCCGCGTACGAGGCCGACCCGGTCATGTACCACGGGAACGTCCCGGCCCTGACCGGCGCGACCATGCTGGGCCTCAGCGGGCGCCTGTGGCCCGAGTACGCCCGCTGGACGCTGCCCACCCTGACCCTGCACGGCACCGCCGACAAGATCACCGACCCGCGCGGCAGCCAGCGCTTCCACGACACGATCACGTCCACGGACAAGACGCTGCACACCGTCGAGGGCGGCTACCACGAGCTCCTGAACGACGAACCGCGCGAGCAGGTGCGGCAGGTGATCCTCGACTGGCTGCGCGCCCGCACAGGCTGA
- a CDS encoding alpha/beta fold hydrolase, producing the protein MIIPAADGTPLFVQQAGDGHPLILLHGLGSHSGWLDGDLHHLAGKRRVIAPDSRGHGRSGRPANFTLADHVSDVLTVMDALGVPQADVMGTSMGSYVAQALATTHPARVSRLILVVPKASGQTSGTAILMAQHEAELRDLTPQEVQAFLLERMFAPGTPQAIRDEVARRTADDHATGLAQTPEQADAARRALERFDFRPGLPRVTAPTLILSGAHDPLNPPPAGAEIAALIPHARQEVLAHSGHFPALEEAERYRALVDDFLGE; encoded by the coding sequence GTGATCATCCCCGCCGCCGACGGCACCCCCCTGTTCGTGCAGCAGGCGGGCGACGGGCACCCCCTGATCCTCCTGCACGGGCTGGGCAGCCACAGCGGCTGGCTGGACGGCGACCTGCACCACCTCGCCGGGAAGCGGCGCGTGATTGCTCCCGACAGTCGCGGGCACGGGCGCTCGGGCCGCCCCGCGAACTTCACGCTGGCCGATCACGTCAGCGACGTGCTGACCGTCATGGACGCCCTGGGCGTCCCGCAGGCGGACGTGATGGGCACCAGCATGGGCAGCTACGTCGCGCAGGCGCTTGCCACCACGCACCCTGCGCGCGTCTCGCGGCTGATCCTGGTCGTCCCGAAGGCCAGCGGGCAGACCAGCGGCACCGCCATCCTGATGGCGCAGCACGAGGCCGAACTGCGGGACCTGACCCCGCAGGAGGTCCAGGCGTTCCTGCTGGAGCGCATGTTCGCCCCCGGCACCCCGCAGGCCATCCGGGACGAGGTCGCCCGCCGCACCGCCGACGACCACGCGACTGGACTGGCCCAGACGCCGGAACAGGCCGACGCCGCCCGCCGCGCCCTGGAACGCTTCGACTTCCGGCCCGGCCTGCCGCGCGTCACCGCCCCCACCCTGATCCTCAGCGGCGCGCACGACCCCCTCAACCCACCCCCCGCCGGAGCGGAGATCGCCGCCCTGATCCCCCACGCCCGCCAGGAGGTCCTGGCCCACAGCGGGCACTTCCCCGCGCTGGAGGAGGCGGAGCGGTACCGCGCGCTGGTGGACGACTTTCTGGGGGAGTAG
- a CDS encoding S9 family peptidase: MTSAPRAARKGVLHDIHGIQRADDYHWLKTQGKADSEVLAYLSAENAHLDAVMAPLRDTQAAIYRELLSQVQEQDDQPEVVRGAYAYFQRTLEGQAHAIFMRRPLAGGPEETLLDLNALKVREGLENVWVYRAVPSPDGRLWAYLLDTTGQEVFELRVLDTASGELVEAPLTGLSGWVLDWNASGTGLYYATDDATQRPDSIWRHTLGRPQAQDERLLHEPDPTFRVAALTTEDGGTLRLVSQSNMAQEWWVLDTAQDGAQPTLLLARERGTEVPVLTDAGDHWLALTNHGGAEEFKLVRFPKRAGTLDWADAQDVLPYDPARHLTGLHLFRDHLLLSGREGGFTRLWVLARTPGGYGPARRVEFPEDSVTVRIGANHVFDSGSARIVFTSLTRPVEHLHLDLDRLDTTLVKATPVPGYDASLYVSEQTWITAPDGERVPVSLLRRRDTLLPAPTLLYGYGSYGFSMDPAFSIARLPLVDRGWVYAIAHVRGGSELGRRWYDAGRLAHKMNTFTDFVAAGEALKADGTARELVAMGRSAGGLLMGAALNLRPDLWTAVFPGVPFVDVLSTMLDDTIPLTTNEYDEWGNPNHDEQYAVMAAYSPYDNLKATRYPHLFISTGLNDPRVAYWEPAKFAARVRDLAQPGSGVTVLKTIMGAGHGGSSSRYEYLNEIAEEYAYALAAVDGTLPTPDAP, translated from the coding sequence ATGACCTCTGCACCCCGCGCCGCCCGCAAGGGCGTCCTGCACGATATTCACGGCATTCAGCGCGCCGACGATTACCACTGGCTGAAAACGCAGGGCAAGGCCGACTCCGAGGTGCTGGCGTACCTGAGCGCCGAGAACGCGCACCTGGACGCCGTGATGGCCCCGCTGCGGGACACGCAGGCGGCGATCTACCGGGAGCTGCTGTCCCAAGTGCAGGAGCAGGACGACCAGCCGGAGGTGGTGCGAGGCGCGTACGCGTACTTCCAGCGCACCCTGGAGGGACAGGCGCACGCGATCTTCATGCGCCGCCCCCTGGCGGGCGGCCCGGAGGAGACGCTGCTGGACCTGAACGCCCTGAAGGTCCGCGAGGGTCTGGAGAACGTGTGGGTGTACCGCGCGGTGCCCAGCCCGGACGGGCGGCTGTGGGCGTACCTGCTGGACACGACCGGGCAGGAGGTCTTCGAACTGCGCGTGCTGGACACTGCCAGCGGCGAACTGGTCGAGGCCCCGTTGACCGGCCTGAGTGGCTGGGTGCTGGACTGGAACGCGTCGGGCACGGGGCTGTACTACGCGACCGACGACGCCACGCAGCGCCCGGACAGCATCTGGCGGCACACGCTGGGGCGGCCGCAGGCGCAGGACGAGCGGCTGCTGCACGAACCGGACCCCACCTTCCGCGTGGCCGCCCTGACGACCGAGGACGGCGGCACGCTGCGGCTGGTCAGCCAGAGCAACATGGCGCAGGAGTGGTGGGTGCTGGACACCGCGCAGGACGGCGCGCAGCCCACGCTGCTCCTCGCGCGGGAACGCGGCACCGAGGTCCCGGTCCTCACCGACGCCGGGGACCACTGGCTGGCCCTGACGAACCACGGAGGCGCGGAGGAATTCAAACTCGTGCGCTTCCCGAAACGCGCGGGCACGCTGGACTGGGCCGACGCGCAGGACGTCCTCCCGTACGACCCGGCGCGGCACCTGACCGGCCTGCACCTCTTCCGGGATCACCTGCTGCTGTCCGGGCGAGAGGGGGGCTTCACGCGCCTGTGGGTGCTGGCCCGCACGCCCGGCGGGTACGGCCCGGCCCGCCGTGTCGAGTTCCCGGAGGACAGCGTCACCGTCCGCATCGGCGCGAACCACGTCTTCGACTCGGGCAGCGCGCGGATCGTGTTCACCAGCCTCACCCGACCCGTCGAGCACCTGCACCTCGACCTGGACCGCCTGGACACCACCCTGGTGAAGGCCACGCCGGTCCCCGGCTACGACGCCAGCCTGTACGTCAGCGAGCAGACCTGGATCACCGCGCCCGACGGCGAGCGCGTCCCCGTGAGCCTGCTGCGCCGCCGGGACACCCTCCTGCCCGCGCCGACGCTGCTGTACGGGTACGGCAGTTACGGCTTCAGCATGGACCCCGCGTTCTCCATCGCGCGCCTGCCGCTGGTGGACCGCGGCTGGGTGTACGCCATCGCGCACGTCCGGGGCGGGTCCGAACTGGGCCGCCGCTGGTACGACGCCGGGCGACTGGCGCACAAGATGAACACCTTCACCGACTTCGTCGCCGCCGGGGAGGCCCTGAAGGCGGACGGCACCGCGCGCGAACTGGTCGCCATGGGCCGCAGTGCGGGCGGCCTCCTGATGGGCGCCGCGCTGAACCTGCGCCCAGACCTGTGGACCGCCGTGTTCCCCGGCGTGCCGTTCGTGGACGTGCTGAGCACCATGCTCGACGACACCATCCCCCTGACCACGAACGAGTACGACGAGTGGGGCAACCCCAACCACGACGAGCAGTACGCCGTGATGGCCGCGTACAGCCCCTACGACAACCTGAAGGCCACCCGCTACCCGCACCTGTTCATCAGCACCGGCCTGAACGACCCGCGCGTCGCGTACTGGGAACCCGCCAAGTTCGCCGCCCGCGTGCGCGACCTCGCGCAGCCGGGCAGCGGCGTGACCGTCCTGAAGACCATCATGGGCGCCGGGCACGGCGGGTCCAGCAGCCGCTACGAGTACCTCAACGAGATCGCCGAGGAATACGCCTACGCGCTGGCCGCCGTGGACGGCACCCTGCCCACCCCGGACGCCCCGTGA